The DNA segment CAAGATTTTTATCTAAACCAGCCTCTTGAATTGTAAGATAATCAGCCATTAGTTGTACAGGGTGATACTCATTTGTTAAACCATTTATAACTGGAACTTTAGAGTATTTTGCAAACTCTTCAATTTTTGATTGTTCAAATGTTCTAATCATAACCATATCTACCATTCTAGATATAACTCTAGCTGTGTCACTCATTGGTTCACCACGACCTAATTGAATATCATTTGATGATAGAAATAGTCCAATACCACCAAGTTGATAGATACCTGTTTCAAAACTAACTCTTGTTCTTGTACTACTTTTTTCAAATATCATACCTAAGGTATATCTTGGTAAATAGTCTTTATAAACTCTATTTTTAGTCTCTGTTTTAATTTTTGCTGCAAGTTCTAAAATTTCTAAGATTTCACTTTTTGTATAGTCTCTTAATGTTAAAAAATGTCTCATGATTTAACCTTTCATTTAAAAAAAGAATCAATTTTAACCAAAAATGATTTACTCTTAACTTAAATTCAAAAATCCAAACAAAATAAAAGATAAAAAATTATTAATTTTTTTCTAGAGCCCATATAATGACATTAGTGTGACAGATTATATTATTATTTTTTAAGAGAAATATCCCTATGATTGCCTTGACAAAGGATAAAAAATGATTGAAAATATACTCAAGCGTGACGGTAAATATGAGAAATTTCAGGACTTTAAAATAAAAGATGCCATAAAAAAGGCTTTTAGCAGTGTTCATGTAACATATGATGCTGTTATTTATTTAAATGTCCTCGAAGAGTTAAGTAAAAAGAGAGTAGTTGCAGTTGAAGATATTCAAGATTCTATTGAACAAGAGCTTTTTAAAGCAAGATATTATGATGTAATGAAATCTTTTATGCTATACAGGCACATGCATAAAATGCAAAGGGAACATCTTTTAGGTTTAAATGAAGATACAACTTATGTAAATTCAACTCAAACTATAGAAGAGTATATAAATGGTACAGATTGGAGAATAAATGCAAACTCAAATACAGGTTATTCTCATGCTGGACTTATAAATAACAGTGCTGGAAAAATTATTGCAAATTATTGGTTAGATAAAATTTATTCAAAAGAGGAAGGTTATGCCCATAGAAATGCAGATTATCACATTCATGATTTAGATTGTTTAAGTGGTTATTGTGCAGGATGGAGTTTAAGAGTTTTACTTGATGAAGGGTTTAACGGAGTGAGAGGAAGAGTTGAGAGTAGAGCTCCAAATCACTTTAGAGAAGCTTTAGGTCAAATGGCAAATTTTTTAGGTATTTTACAAAGTGAATGGGCTGGAGCTCAAGCTTTTTCATCATTTGACACCTATTTGGCTCCTTATGTTTTTAAAGACAAACTATCATTTAAAGAGATTAAAAAAGCTATTAGAAGTTTTGTCTATAACTTAAATGTTCCTGCACGTTGGGGACAAAGTCCTTTTACAAATATTACTATAGATTGGACAGTTCCAGAGGATTTAAAAGGACAAATACCAACAAGAAATCAAGAACACATTTTTAAAAATATTGAAGACAAACAATTATTAGAAAAAGCCGTAGAGAGAGGGTATAGCTCTTTAGTTGATATGACATATAAAGCTTTTCAAAAAGAGATGAATTTAATCAACAAAGCCTATTATGAAGTAATGACAGAAGGAGATCAAACAGGACAACCTTTTACTTTTCCTATCCCAACGGTTAATATAACTGAAGATTTTGATTGGTATGGAGAAAATACAGATTTACTTTTTGAAAATACAGCAAAGATTGGTTCTTCATATTTTCAAAACTTTATTGGAAGTCAATATGTAAAAGATGAAAATGGAAAACTTATACCAAATGAACGTGCATATAAACCAGGTCATGTAAGATCAATGTGTTGTAGATTGCAACTTGACTTAAGAGAACTTCTCAAAAGAGGAGGGGGACTTTTTGGTAGTGCTGAGATGACAGGAAGTGTTGGTGTTGTTACAATAAATATGGCAAGATTAGGATATTTGTACAAAGGTAATAAAGAGGCTCTTTTTAATAGACTTGAAGAGTTGATGGATTTAGCAAAATCAACTTTAGAGAAAAAAAGAGTTTTTATAAATGATTTATATGAAAGAGGACTATTCCCATACACAAAAAGATACCTTCCAAGTTTCAATAATCACTTTTCAACAATTGGTGTAAATGGAATAAATGAGATGCTTATTAATTTTAGTGAAAAAGAATACAATATTTCTAAACCAATTGGTATTTCATTTGCAAATGAGATATTAGATTTTATGAAACAAAAAATGGTTTCTTATCAAGAAGAGACAGGAAATTTATATAATCTTGAAGCAACGCCAGCAGAGGGAACCACATATAGATTTGCGAAGGAGGATAAAAAAAGATACAACGATATTTACCAAGCAGGTTTTGGAGAAAATATATTCTATACAAACTCTACCCAACTACCAGTTGATTTTACAGATGATATTTTTGAAGCATTAGATTTACAAGATGGTTTACAAGGTAAATATACAGGTGGTACAGTACTTCACTTATATATGAGAGAGAGAATAAGCTCAACAGAAGCTTGTAGAAAGCTAATTAGAAATGTTATTTCAAATTATACTCTACCATATATAACAATTTCACCAGTTTTTTCTGTGTGTCCAAAACATGGATATATTAGCGGTGAATATGAATATTGTCCAATATGTGATGAAGAAATTTTAGAAGAGGAGTTAAAAAACAATGAAAAGCTTAGAGCCTAATAAATTGAAAGATAAGAGAACAAAGTGTATAGTTTACACTAGAGTTATGGGATACCACAGACCAGTTGAGAGTTTCAACATAGGTAAGAAGGGTGAGCATAGACAAAGGGTAAAATTTATTGAAAAAGATTATCTATAATATTACGCCTTTTACAACTGTTGATTATAAAGATCATCTATCTTGTATTGCATGGTTTGTATCATGCAATATGAGATGTAAATACTGTTATAACTCTCAAATTGTCAACGCAAAAAGTGGAAACTACACACCTTTGGATTTAATTGCCTTTTTAAAAAAGAGAATAGGGCTTTTAGATGCGGTTGTATTAAGTGGAGGTGAAGCAACAAATCACAATCTTCTTAATTTATGCAGAGTAGTTAAAAAACTTGGATATAAAATAAAACTAGATACAAATGGTCTTAAACCAGATGTTATTAATGAGCTTATACAAAATCAACTAATAGATTTTATTGCCTTAGATTACAAAGCTCCACAAAATAAATTTACAAATATAACTAAAATCAATTCAAATAAAAAATTTACAGAGACTTTGGATATGTTAATAAAAGATGATTTCCCTTTTGAAGTTAGAACAACAGTACATCCAAACCTAATTGATGAAGAGGATATAAACTCTATTATTTTAGATTTGGAACAAAGAGAGTATAAAGGTACTTACTATTTACAAAACTACCTTCATACCCAAGAGAATCTTGGAAATATGCAAGAGCCAAACAAAATATTAAATAAAACTCTTTTGAATAGCTCTTTAAAAATAGAGTATAGAAATTACTAAAACTACTATTTAGTTTTTATTCCATACTCTTTATACTCATTTAACAACTCCTCTTTTTTGTTTTCCATTTTTTCTTTATAAATAGAGTGCTCAGGA comes from the Halarcobacter ebronensis genome and includes:
- a CDS encoding ribonucleoside triphosphate reductase, which gives rise to MIENILKRDGKYEKFQDFKIKDAIKKAFSSVHVTYDAVIYLNVLEELSKKRVVAVEDIQDSIEQELFKARYYDVMKSFMLYRHMHKMQREHLLGLNEDTTYVNSTQTIEEYINGTDWRINANSNTGYSHAGLINNSAGKIIANYWLDKIYSKEEGYAHRNADYHIHDLDCLSGYCAGWSLRVLLDEGFNGVRGRVESRAPNHFREALGQMANFLGILQSEWAGAQAFSSFDTYLAPYVFKDKLSFKEIKKAIRSFVYNLNVPARWGQSPFTNITIDWTVPEDLKGQIPTRNQEHIFKNIEDKQLLEKAVERGYSSLVDMTYKAFQKEMNLINKAYYEVMTEGDQTGQPFTFPIPTVNITEDFDWYGENTDLLFENTAKIGSSYFQNFIGSQYVKDENGKLIPNERAYKPGHVRSMCCRLQLDLRELLKRGGGLFGSAEMTGSVGVVTINMARLGYLYKGNKEALFNRLEELMDLAKSTLEKKRVFINDLYERGLFPYTKRYLPSFNNHFSTIGVNGINEMLINFSEKEYNISKPIGISFANEILDFMKQKMVSYQEETGNLYNLEATPAEGTTYRFAKEDKKRYNDIYQAGFGENIFYTNSTQLPVDFTDDIFEALDLQDGLQGKYTGGTVLHLYMRERISSTEACRKLIRNVISNYTLPYITISPVFSVCPKHGYISGEYEYCPICDEEILEEELKNNEKLRA
- the nrdD gene encoding anaerobic ribonucleoside-triphosphate reductase — protein: MKSLEPNKLKDKRTKCIVYTRVMGYHRPVESFNIGKKGEHRQRVKFIEKDYL
- a CDS encoding anaerobic ribonucleoside-triphosphate reductase activating protein, whose protein sequence is MKKIIYNITPFTTVDYKDHLSCIAWFVSCNMRCKYCYNSQIVNAKSGNYTPLDLIAFLKKRIGLLDAVVLSGGEATNHNLLNLCRVVKKLGYKIKLDTNGLKPDVINELIQNQLIDFIALDYKAPQNKFTNITKINSNKKFTETLDMLIKDDFPFEVRTTVHPNLIDEEDINSIILDLEQREYKGTYYLQNYLHTQENLGNMQEPNKILNKTLLNSSLKIEYRNY